A single region of the Mercenaria mercenaria strain notata chromosome 6, MADL_Memer_1, whole genome shotgun sequence genome encodes:
- the LOC128557760 gene encoding uncharacterized protein LOC128557760, whose amino-acid sequence MAESPNFPRYPRRIKTRGINGSNETIHPKRIWIPLEYTGTGHFNIPFTKVQKAVTEGNKMKIVGDGNNGHCFKGNKKQYDEKKAKRFSWFSVFIEDETLTEIDERRGPLQDAGNLFCQGQSRYGTELFIVDFDEIIQAYETCCKGKAEISVLGTYEYRREVMHAYVIAPEGARVFEDHPRVATRTEGGFAWHNNLQEKETTLTSPEPGKYSWKTFSTIEWDGSCIGEERYKKWGHLAFAFYLDCLPTETLVIPNDIGSWGKCVKGKPFLGTDFISA is encoded by the coding sequence ATGGCAGAGAGTCCAAATTTTCCAAGGTATCCAAGACGCATCAAGACACGGGGCATCAATGGCAGCAATGAAACAATACATCCAAAAAGGATCTGGATACCTTTGGAATACACCGGAACTGGGCATTTTAACATACCATTCACAAAAGTGCAAAAAGCGGTTACAGAAGGTAACAAGATGAAAATAGTCGGTGATGGAAACAATGGACATTGTTTTAAAGGCAACAAAAAACAGTAtgatgaaaaaaaagcaaaaagattCAGCTGGTTTTCTGTTTTCATTGAGGATGAGACACTCACAGAAATTGATGAAAGAAGAGGACCGCTGCAAGATGCCGGAAACTTATTCTGTCAAGGTCAGTCGCGATATGGGACGGAATTGTTTATTgttgattttgatgaaataatccAGGCATATGAAACTTGTTGTAAGGGAAAAGCCGAGATATCTGTTCTGGGAACATATGAATACAGACGAGAAGTTATGCACGCCTATGTTATAGCTCCAGAAGGTGCACGTGTATTTGAGGACCATCCACGTGTTGCGACGAGGACAGAGGGTGGATTTGCTTGGCATAATAATCTGCAAGAAAAAGAGACGACCCTAACATCACCTGAGCCAGGCAAGTACAGTTGGAAAACATTTTCAACCATTGAATGGGATGGCTCGTGCATAGGCGAGGAACGATATAAAAAATGGGGTCACCTGGCATTTGCTTTTTACTTAGATTGCTTACCAACTGAAACACTTGTCATACCAAATGATATCGGATCTTGGGGAAAATGTGTTAAAGGCAAACCTTTTCTCGGCACTGATTTTATATCTGCTTAA